The Deinococcus taeanensis genome has a window encoding:
- a CDS encoding type IV toxin-antitoxin system AbiEi family antitoxin domain-containing protein has translation MTDPQQALLQLFQAHGGYLTSQDVRQASIPTMYLTLLERQGVIERLQRGVYRHPEAHTGPTNSTAVDLLEVQLRVPFARPCLATALNLHGLTTTRPAALQFAIPANKHFPDLDSPQVDVFYFRPKAYQTGVVSVDVAGRALQTYSPEKTLVDLLRYAPKYGRELYLEGLKKYLQRRLGSPTALLQMAKTLGQDQHLRRDLEVLLHDQDH, from the coding sequence GTGACTGACCCGCAACAAGCCCTTCTCCAACTCTTCCAGGCCCATGGTGGCTACCTCACCAGCCAGGACGTCCGTCAGGCCAGCATTCCCACCATGTACCTCACCCTCTTGGAACGGCAAGGCGTGATCGAACGACTCCAACGAGGCGTCTACCGCCACCCGGAAGCACACACCGGACCGACCAACAGCACCGCCGTCGATTTACTCGAGGTGCAACTCCGTGTACCCTTTGCCCGTCCCTGCCTGGCCACAGCCCTCAACCTGCACGGACTCACGACCACCCGACCCGCTGCCCTCCAGTTCGCGATTCCCGCCAACAAGCACTTCCCGGACCTCGATTCCCCGCAAGTGGACGTGTTCTACTTCCGACCCAAGGCGTATCAGACCGGTGTGGTGAGCGTAGACGTCGCCGGACGGGCGCTTCAGACGTACTCCCCGGAAAAAACTCTGGTGGACCTGCTCCGTTACGCGCCGAAGTACGGACGGGAACTGTACCTGGAAGGTCTGAAAAAATACCTGCAGCGGCGCCTGGGCAGTCCCACGGCCCTCCTTCAGATGGCAAAGACCCTCGGACAGGATCAACACCTTCGGCGTGACCTGGAGGTGCTGCTCCATGACCAGGACCACTGA